From Ananas comosus cultivar F153 linkage group 8, ASM154086v1, whole genome shotgun sequence, one genomic window encodes:
- the LOC109714197 gene encoding replication factor C subunit 3-like isoform X3, with product MAKPFVDAPTRRSSDDPSICSSSSSSASAAAALRRRTRPPPPPPGTLSASLAEERLHERSVLSDSARCPRHPLLNPCRRGLGGAASALSFSSALLLKIHDWGASCFLKRAGAGATATAAVPPAGEVAAPPLAAAPRDSTEKKGSRLQEPSPPRQTVVRSEVRPLREIEPAPVGKADDAIATAERKSQRNARMTMAVISPSVLPLDEGVRAAAGNSRKPKLRRVSAGSSSSASRGSEFVWANKYQPKSLKEFICNRDHAEVLYQMAIKQQCSHFIFEGPPGVGKSTMALAFLRDVFGPDKLKTRNGLKRLELKGELVASIDVSMRISDHHVEVNLSELQGYEKYVINALMNETLALSAKVGSCDHSDCRAVVLHEADKLSNDAQHYIRWLMEKYKGCNRIFFCCSDALKLQVVKHLCTTVKLLPPSVDEIVEVLEFIAKEESIDLPHHLARKIADNSTHNLRQAIRSFEASWKSNNSFTENQEILTGWEGDIANIAKNIVEEQSPRQLYVIRGKLKKLIEHNVSPDFIFSMLIVELKKNMDEEFRDKIDDLYQRYSNVISTFLTRILVVQHAV from the exons ATGGCGAAACCCTTCGTCGACGCCCCCACCCGCCGCTCCTCCGACGACCCCTCCatctgctcctcctcctcctcctccgcctccgccgccgcggcgctgcGCCGGAGGACgcggcctcctccgccgccgccggggacGCTCTCCGCCTCGCTCGCCGAGGAGCGCCTCCACGAACGCTCCGTGCTCTCCGACTCCGCCCGCTGCCCCCGCCACCCCCTCCTCAACCCCTGTCGCCGGGGcctcggcggcgccgcctccgccctctccttctcctccgcccTCCTCCTCAAGATCCACGACTGGGGCGCCTCCTGCTTCCTCAAGCGCGCCGGCGCTggcgccaccgccaccgccgccgtccCCCCTGCAGGGGAAGTGGCGGCGCCGCCCCTCGCCGCCGCGCCGAGGGATTCGACGGAGAAGAAGGGATCGAGGTTGCAGGAGCCGAGCCCTCCTCGTCAGACCGTGGTCCGATCCGAAGTGAGGCCATTGAGGGAGATCGAACCGGCGCCGGTCGGTAAAGCTGACGATGCAATCGCCACCGCAGAAAGGAAG AGCCAAAGGAATGCGAGAATGACAATGGCCGTGATCTCACCGTCGGTGTTGCCTTTGGACGAAGGGGTCCGCGCCGCCGCTGGGAACAGCCGGAAACCGAAGCTGCGGAGAGTGTCGGCAGGCTCGTCATCCTCGGCTTCGAGAGGGTCCGAATTTGTTTGGGCGAACAAGTACCAGCCCAAGAGTTTGAAGGAGTTCATCTGCAATCGGGACCACGCTGAGGTGCTATATCAGATG GCAATAAAGCAGCAGTGCAGTCATTTTATATTTGAAGGCCCACCTGGGGTTGGTAAGAGTACTATGGCTCTGGCATTCCTAAGGGATGTTTTTGGTCCTGATAAGCTGAAG ACAAGAAATGGGCTGAAGAGACTTGAGCTGAAG GGCGAACTCGTTGCTAGCATTGACGTTAGCATGAGGATATCAGACCATCACGTCGAGGTTAATCTATCTGAGTTGCAAGGGTATGAGAAGTATGTTATAAATGCTTTGATGAATGAGACTCTCGCACTATCAGCCAAAGTTGGGAGCTGTGATCATAGTGACTGCAGAG CTGTTGTTCTCCACGAGGCTGACAAGCTCTCAAATGATGCTCAACATTACATCCGGTGGTTAATGGAGAAGTACAAAGGTTgtaatagaattttcttttgctGCTCTGATGCCTTAAAGCTTCAAGTAGTGAAACATCTTTGCACCACTGTAAAACTCCTGCCACCTTCTGTTGATGAG ATAGTAGAAGTTTTGGAGTTCATTGCCAAGGAAGAGTCCATAGATTTGCCGCACCATCTTGCCAGGAAGATAGCAGATAACTCGACGCATAACCTTCGACAGGCAATTCGTTCATTTGAAGCCTCATGGAAGTCAAA TAATTCATTTACAGAAAATCAAGAGATCTTAACTGGATGGGAAGGAGATATTGCCAATATAGCTAAAAACATTGTCGAAGAGCAAAGCCCAAGGCA ATTATATGTCATCCGTGGAAAGCTCAAGAAACTTATCGAGCACAATGTGTCCcctgattttattttcagt ATGCTTATTGTAGAACTGAAGAAGAACATGGATGAGGAGTTCAGGGATAAGATAGATGACTTATATCAGAGATATAGCAATGTAATATCCACTTTTCTCACTAGAATACTTGTAGTACAACATGCTGTCTAA
- the LOC109714200 gene encoding RING-H2 finger protein ATL29-like produces MATPPADRRSLRHPPPPPPPPPPPDLAVAPSSEIPPSSEGRSLSLLLPVLMLFFLLLCFLSIFLLRDVLHFACLSIRRRRRHSRDPSAPAGVGSEGAKAGLDPAILASFPMLPYAAVRGVQEGKCEAECAVCLAEFRGSDAVRLLTVCCHAFHPACIDLWLETHTTCPLCRSDLQAPPDEAAVIAVHEVAVDSSNLNSSGSHTIAIEEAEERSRKSRSSSLSIAIERGEEGGV; encoded by the coding sequence ATGGCGACACCTCCCGCAGACCGCCGCAGCCTCCgtcaccctcctcctcctcctcctcctcctcctccgcccgaTCTCGCGGTTGCCCCGAGCTCCGAGATCCCGCCGTCGTCGGAGGGCCGATCCCTCTCCCTGCTCCTCCCCGTCCTCAtgctcttcttccttctcctttgcTTCCTATCCATCTTCCTCCTCCGCGACGTCCTCCACTTCGCCTGCCTTTccatccgccgccgccgtcgccactCCCGTGACCCCTCAGCCCCCGCCGGGGTTGGGAGCGAGGGGGCGAAGGCGGGGCTGGACCCGGCAATCCTGGCGTCATTCCCGATGCTGCCGTACGCGGCGGTGAGGGGGGTGCAGGAGGGGAAGTGTGAGGCAGAGTGCGCGGTGTGCTTGGCAGAATTCAGAGGCAGCGACGCCGTGCGGCTGCTGACGGTGTGCTGCCATGCGTTCCATCCGGCATGCATCGACTTGTGGCTTGAAACTCACACCACCTGCCCCCTCTGCCGCTCTGATCTGCAGGCGCCGCCCGACGAGGCCGCCGTCATCGCCGTCCATGAGGTGGCTGTCGATAGCAGCAACCTCAACAGCAGTGGGAGCCACACGATTGCGatcgaggaggcggaggagaggagcCGAAAATCGCGGTCGTCGAGCCTTTCGATCGCAAtagagagaggggaggagggaggagtATAA
- the LOC109714690 gene encoding transcription factor bHLH96-like, translating into MIPGDQASIVGGAIDYVKELEQLLQSLEAKKRTLLLQQQDHQKPTTHNDGYADSPPFAQFFAYPQYVWRHVARDYPFPESRPAVADIEVSLIETHASVRILSSKRPSQLLRIVAGLHTLRLTVLHLNVTAFDSMVLFSISVKVEEGCSLTTVDDIAAAVHHIISLIDAEMASIGQ; encoded by the exons ATGATACCA GGTGACCAAGCTTCAATTGTGGGAGGAGCAATAGATTACGTGAAGGAGCTGGAGCAACTCCTCCAATCCCTCGAAGCCAAAAAGAGGACCCTACTGTTGCAGCAACAAGATCATCAGAAGCCCACCACGCACAATGACGGGTATGCGGACTCCCCGCCCttcgcccagttcttcgcgtacCCGCAATACGTGTGGCGCCACGTGGCGAGGGACTACCCGTTCCCGGAGAGCCGACCCGCCGTGGCCGACATCGAGGTGAGCCTCATAGAGACGCATGCGAGCGTCCGCATACTCTCTTCTAAGCGGCCGAGCCAGCTCCTTAGGATCGTCGCCGGGCTCCACACTTTGAGGCTCACCGTGCTCCACCTCAATGTCACCGCATTCGACTCAATGGTCCTCTTCTCCATTAGTGTAAAG GTGGAAGAAGGATGCAGTTTGACAACGGTAGACGACATTGCCGCAGCGGTTCACCACATCATCTCGTTGATTGATGCTGAGATGGCTTCGATCGGGCAATAA
- the LOC109713592 gene encoding armadillo repeat-containing protein 7-like isoform X2 codes for MFTNDRRQAERTGRYGTPRAKYLQDLVTEFQQTTNEESKEKIAAHLANFAYDPYNYEFMRQLNVLELFLDCITEPNEKLVEFGVGGICNSCADSKNAGVIIQCGGIPLIIQCLSSPVRNTVYYALGALYYLCNPSSRRDILKPEVISLISQYAAAEAVNVSFSNLAKAFLDKHVGEAN; via the exons ATGTTCACCAATGATCGGCGCCAAGCCGAGCGCACCGGAAGATACGGCACTCCTAGGGCCAAATACCTCCAG GATCTTGTGACGGAATTCCAGCAGACAACAAATGAAG AATCGAAAGAGAAAATTGCTGCCCACTTGGCCAACTTTGCGTATGATCCTTACAATTATGAATTTATGCGCCAG ctcAATGTCTTGGAGCTATTTCTGGACTGCATAACAGAGCCGAATGAAAAGCTTGTTGAATTTGGTGTGGGTGGAATATGCAACTCTTGTGCCG ACTCAAAGAATGCTGGGGTTATAATTCAGTGCGGCGGAATTCCATTGATTATACAATGCTTATCTAGCCCGGTTAGAAACACT GTTTATTATGCTCTTGGAGCTCTTTACTATCTGTGCAATCCTTCTTCAAGGAGAGATATACTGAAACCGGAAGTCATCAGCCTAATCAGTCAATATGCTGCGGCTGAAGCTGTTAATGTGAGCTTCAGCAATTTGGCCAAAGCATTTTTGGACAAGCATGTGGGTGAAGCTAATTGA
- the LOC109714198 gene encoding non-specific phospholipase C4-like: MPEEGRGAVDRIKTVVVLVQENRSFDHMLGWMKSLNPAIDGVTGRESNPLSTADPASRVIYFGDQSEYVDPDPGHSIQAIYEQVYGVPFTAGSTPITPPDVKVPPMNGFAQEAEKEKAGMSETVMNGFRPDAVPVYKELLREFAVCDRWFAAVPASTQPNRLFVHSATSHGLTSNDTKTLIAGLPQKTIFDSLYDAGYSFGIYYQYPPATLFYRNLRQLKYIGNFHQFDLDFKRHCKEGKLPNYVVVEQRYFDLKILPGNDDHPSHDVSEGQKFVKEVYEALRSSPQWEEMLFVIIYDEHGGFYDHVPTPVGVPSPDGIVGAEPFNFQFDRLGVRVPAFFISPWVEPGRVVHKPSGPHPTSEYEHSSIPATVKKIFNLEDFLTKRDAWAGTFETVLTRTTPRTDCPVTLPEAKKLRPTEAAETAPLSEFQAELVQLGAVLNGDHAKDIYPDKLVEGMTVAEAAKYCNDAFKRFLEECENCRKNGADGSHIVVVKPTNDEPPPKKKTSFASKMFACFTCSRA, encoded by the exons ATGCCGGAGGAGGGGAGGGGCGCGGTGGACCGGATCAAGACCGTGGTGGTCTTGGTCCAGGAGAACCGGTCGTTCGACCACATGCTTGGCTGGATGAAGTCCTTGAACCCGGCCATCGACGGCGTCACCGGCCGGGAGTCGAACCCGCTCTCGACCGCCGACCCCGCGTCCCGCGTCATCTACTTCGGCGATCAGTCCGAGTACGTCGACCCCGACCCCGGCCACTCCATCCAGGCCATCTACGAGCAG GTGTACGGCGTGCCCTTCACGGCCGGCTCGACGCCGATCACGCCGCCGGACGTGAAGGTGCCACCCATGAACGGGTTCGCGCAGGaggcggagaaggagaaggcgGGGATGTCGGAGACGGTGATGAACGGGTTCCGGCCGGACGCCGTGCCGGTGTACAAGGAGCTGCTCCGTGAGTTCGCGGTGTGCGACCGGTGGTTCGCGGCGGTGCCGGCCTCGACGCAGCCGAACCGGCTGTTTGTGCACTCGGCGACGTCGCACGGCCTGACGAGCAATGACACCAAGACGCTCATCGCGGGCCTGCCGCAGAAAACCATCTTCGACTCCCTGTATGATGCCGGATACTCCTTCGGAATATACTATCAGTATCCCCCCGCCACACTGTTCTACAG GAACCTGAGGCAGCTGAAGTACATTGGCAACTTCCACCAGTTTGATCTGGACTTCAAGAGGCACTGCAAGGAAGGGAAGCTGCCGAACTACGTCGTGGTCGAGCAGCGCTACTTCGACCTGAAAATTTTGCCGGGGAACGACGACCACCCGTCGCACGATGTCTCCGAGGGGCAAAAGTTTGTCAAGGAGGTCTACGAGGCGCTGCGGTCGAGCCCGCAGTGGGAGGAGATGCTGTTCGTGATCATCTACGACGAGCATGGCGGATTCTACGACCACGTCCCGACCCCCGTCGGGGTGCCGAGCCCCGACGGCATCGTCGGAGCCGAGCCGTTCAATTTTCAGTTCGACCGCCTCGGAGTCCGCGTCCCGGCCTTCTTCATCTCACCGTGGGTCGAGCCCGGAAGAG TGGTTCACAAGCCATCGGGGCCGCACCCCACGTCGGAGTACGAGCATTCGTCGATCCCTGCGACCGTGAAGAAGATCTTCAACCTCGAGGATTTCTTAACAAAGCGAGATGCGTGGGCTGGCACATTCGAGACTGTTCTAACCCGAACTACACCGCGAACAGATTGCCCAG TAACCCTACCAGAAGCCAAAAAGCTCCGGCCGACCGAAGCCGCTGAGACTGCACCGCTATCAGAATTCCAAGCCGAATTGGTGCAACTGGGGGCAGTGCTCAACGGCGATCACGCGAAGGATATCTATCCTGACAAACTAGTGGAGGGGATGACGGTGGCTGAGGCCGCAAAGTACTGCAACGATGCTTTCAAAAGGTTCTTAGAGGAGTGCGAGAATTGCCGAAAGAACGGTGCGGACGGTTCGCACATTGTCGTCGTGAAACCTACGAACGATGAACCACCGCCGAAGAAGAAAACATCGTTTGCTTCCAAGATGTTTGCTTGCTTCACCTGTAGCCGGGCGTAG
- the LOC109714691 gene encoding E3 ubiquitin-protein ligase Os04g0590900, whose product MASSSSSTHQKGVSYEPTKDCSMGLCSVYCPQWCYLLLPPPPPPPYPPRPHLDLLLPSDPSSSSSFSPLVIAIIGVLASSVLLLAYYALVSDRCGAAALLRRLLLPPPPPPPPRSSAPADSEARRASAATPSRGIDEALIGRIRVCSYKKAGEGSEQCSVCLSEFQEEERLRLLPACGHAFHVQCIDAWLKSHSNCPLCRATILVPEDERSGEDKEEEEDQEEEEGGEEVVAVVEGAEELEFVGEEEEEEEEATSAGNSNGEGSHHLKLDGARSTARPETQHRGAVSIADVLRMSMDDDISAANHSGLLATGISSSGGRVGRGEH is encoded by the exons atggcttcttcttcttcctcaactcACCAAAAAGGGGTCTCCTACGAGCCAACCAAGGATTGCTCCATGGGCCTCTGCAGCGTCTACTGCCCCCAGTGGTGCTACCTCCTccttccccctcctcctcctcctccctatCCACCTCGACCACACCTCGACCTTCTCCTCCCCAGCGACCcttcctcgtcctcctccttttctcccCTCGTCATCGCCATTATCGGCGTCCTCGCGAGCTccgtcctcctcctcgcctACTACGCCCTCGTCTCCGACCGCTGCGGCGCCGcggccctcctccgccgcctcctcctccctcctccgccccc gccgccgccgcgctcctccGCCCCCGCCGACTCCGAGGCACGGCGCGCGTCGGCGGCGACGCCCTCGAGAGGGATCGACGAAGCCCTGATCGGCAGGATCAGGGTGTGCAGCTACAAGAAGGCCGGGGAGGGGTCGGAGCAATGCTCGGTGTGCCTCAGCGAGTTCCAGGAGGAGgagcgcctccgcctcctccccgcCTGCGGCCACGCGTTCCACGTGCAGTGCATCGACGCGTGGCTCAAATCCCACTCCAACTGCCCCCTCTGCCGAGCCACCATCCTCGTCCCCGAGGACGAGCGCAGcggagaagacaaagaagaagaagaagatcaagaagaagaagaaggcggaGAGGAGGTCGTGGCGgtggttgagggggcggaggaGCTCGAGTTCgtcggcgaagaagaagaagaagaagaagaggccaCGTCGGCGGGAAATAGTAATGGCGAGGGATCTCATCATCTTAAGCTCGATGGTGCGAGATCGACGGCGCGGCCGGAGACGCAGCATCGCGGGGCGGTGTCGATCGCCGACGTGCTGAGGATGAGCATGGACGATGACATCTCAGCTGCCAATCACAGTGGCTTGTTGGCTACCGGAATCAGCTCGTCCGGAGGGCGTGTGGGCCGGGGAGAACACTAA
- the LOC109714197 gene encoding replication factor C subunit 3-like isoform X2, giving the protein MAKPFVDAPTRRSSDDPSICSSSSSSASAAAALRRRTRPPPPPPGTLSASLAEERLHERSVLSDSARCPRHPLLNPCRRGLGGAASALSFSSALLLKIHDWGASCFLKRAGAGATATAAVPPAGEVAAPPLAAAPRDSTEKKGSRLQEPSPPRQTVVRSEVRPLREIEPAPVGKADDAIATAERKSQRNARMTMAVISPSVLPLDEGVRAAAGNSRKPKLRRVSAGSSSSASRGSEFVWANKYQPKSLKEFICNRDHAEVLYQMAIKQQCSHFIFEGPPGVGKSTMALAFLRDVFGPDKLKTRNGLKRLELKGELVASIDVSMRISDHHVEVNLSELQGYEKYVINALMNETLALSAKVGSCDHSDCRAVVLHEADKLSNDAQHYIRWLMEKYKGCNRIFFCCSDALKLQVVKHLCTTVKLLPPSVDEIVEVLEFIAKEESIDLPHHLARKIADNSTHNLRQAIRSFEASWKSNNSFTENQEILTGWEGDIANIAKNIVEEQSPRQLYVIRGKLKKLIEHNVSPDFIFSLNNSLTLEDGPMAFGDIKQEGSGKKYHDPKRDVQYFMRIEEFTAKFMSFYKSIAPKSIPGEVNC; this is encoded by the exons ATGGCGAAACCCTTCGTCGACGCCCCCACCCGCCGCTCCTCCGACGACCCCTCCatctgctcctcctcctcctcctccgcctccgccgccgcggcgctgcGCCGGAGGACgcggcctcctccgccgccgccggggacGCTCTCCGCCTCGCTCGCCGAGGAGCGCCTCCACGAACGCTCCGTGCTCTCCGACTCCGCCCGCTGCCCCCGCCACCCCCTCCTCAACCCCTGTCGCCGGGGcctcggcggcgccgcctccgccctctccttctcctccgcccTCCTCCTCAAGATCCACGACTGGGGCGCCTCCTGCTTCCTCAAGCGCGCCGGCGCTggcgccaccgccaccgccgccgtccCCCCTGCAGGGGAAGTGGCGGCGCCGCCCCTCGCCGCCGCGCCGAGGGATTCGACGGAGAAGAAGGGATCGAGGTTGCAGGAGCCGAGCCCTCCTCGTCAGACCGTGGTCCGATCCGAAGTGAGGCCATTGAGGGAGATCGAACCGGCGCCGGTCGGTAAAGCTGACGATGCAATCGCCACCGCAGAAAGGAAG AGCCAAAGGAATGCGAGAATGACAATGGCCGTGATCTCACCGTCGGTGTTGCCTTTGGACGAAGGGGTCCGCGCCGCCGCTGGGAACAGCCGGAAACCGAAGCTGCGGAGAGTGTCGGCAGGCTCGTCATCCTCGGCTTCGAGAGGGTCCGAATTTGTTTGGGCGAACAAGTACCAGCCCAAGAGTTTGAAGGAGTTCATCTGCAATCGGGACCACGCTGAGGTGCTATATCAGATG GCAATAAAGCAGCAGTGCAGTCATTTTATATTTGAAGGCCCACCTGGGGTTGGTAAGAGTACTATGGCTCTGGCATTCCTAAGGGATGTTTTTGGTCCTGATAAGCTGAAG ACAAGAAATGGGCTGAAGAGACTTGAGCTGAAG GGCGAACTCGTTGCTAGCATTGACGTTAGCATGAGGATATCAGACCATCACGTCGAGGTTAATCTATCTGAGTTGCAAGGGTATGAGAAGTATGTTATAAATGCTTTGATGAATGAGACTCTCGCACTATCAGCCAAAGTTGGGAGCTGTGATCATAGTGACTGCAGAG CTGTTGTTCTCCACGAGGCTGACAAGCTCTCAAATGATGCTCAACATTACATCCGGTGGTTAATGGAGAAGTACAAAGGTTgtaatagaattttcttttgctGCTCTGATGCCTTAAAGCTTCAAGTAGTGAAACATCTTTGCACCACTGTAAAACTCCTGCCACCTTCTGTTGATGAG ATAGTAGAAGTTTTGGAGTTCATTGCCAAGGAAGAGTCCATAGATTTGCCGCACCATCTTGCCAGGAAGATAGCAGATAACTCGACGCATAACCTTCGACAGGCAATTCGTTCATTTGAAGCCTCATGGAAGTCAAA TAATTCATTTACAGAAAATCAAGAGATCTTAACTGGATGGGAAGGAGATATTGCCAATATAGCTAAAAACATTGTCGAAGAGCAAAGCCCAAGGCA ATTATATGTCATCCGTGGAAAGCTCAAGAAACTTATCGAGCACAATGTGTCCcctgattttattttcagt TTGAACAATTCACTTACCCTTGAGGATGGGCCCATGGCTTTCGGAGACATCAAGCAAGAAGGCTCTGGCAAAAAATATCATGACCCAAAGAGGGATGTTCAATATTTCATGAGAATCGAAG AATTTACCGCAAAGTTCATGAGCTTCTACAAGTCGATAGCCCCGAAGAGCATACCTGGAGAGGTGAACTGTTAA
- the LOC109713592 gene encoding armadillo repeat-containing protein 7-like isoform X3, which translates to MFTNDRRQAERTGRYGTPRAKYLQDLVSEFQQTTNEESKEKIAAHLANFAYDPYNYEFMRQLNVLELFLDCITEPNEKLVEFGVGGICNSCADSKNAGVIIQCGGIPLIIQCLSSPVRNTVYYALGALYYLCNPSSRRDILKPEVISLISQYAAAEAVNVSFSNLAKAFLDKHVGEAN; encoded by the exons ATGTTCACCAATGATCGGCGCCAAGCCGAGCGCACCGGAAGATACGGCACTCCTAGGGCCAAATACCTCCAG GATCTTGTGTCGGAATTCCAGCAGACAACAAATGAAG AATCGAAAGAGAAAATTGCTGCCCACTTGGCCAACTTTGCGTATGATCCTTACAATTATGAATTTATGCGCCAG ctcAATGTCTTGGAGCTATTTCTGGACTGCATAACAGAGCCGAATGAAAAGCTTGTTGAATTTGGTGTGGGTGGAATATGCAACTCTTGTGCCG ACTCAAAGAATGCTGGGGTTATAATTCAGTGCGGCGGAATTCCATTGATTATACAATGCTTATCTAGCCCGGTTAGAAACACT GTTTATTATGCTCTTGGAGCTCTTTACTATCTGTGCAATCCTTCTTCAAGGAGAGATATACTGAAACCGGAAGTCATCAGCCTAATCAGTCAATATGCTGCGGCTGAAGCTGTTAATGTGAGCTTCAGCAATTTGGCCAAAGCATTTTTGGACAAGCATGTGGGTGAAGCTAATTGA
- the LOC109714197 gene encoding replication factor C subunit 3-like isoform X1 → MAKPFVDAPTRRSSDDPSICSSSSSSASAAAALRRRTRPPPPPPGTLSASLAEERLHERSVLSDSARCPRHPLLNPCRRGLGGAASALSFSSALLLKIHDWGASCFLKRAGAGATATAAVPPAGEVAAPPLAAAPRDSTEKKGSRLQEPSPPRQTVVRSEVRPLREIEPAPVGKADDAIATAERKSQRNARMTMAVISPSVLPLDEGVRAAAGNSRKPKLRRVSAGSSSSASRGSEFVWANKYQPKSLKEFICNRDHAEVLYQMAIKQQCSHFIFEGPPGVGKSTMALAFLRDVFGPDKLKTRNGLKRLELKGELVASIDVSMRISDHHVEVNLSELQGYEKYVINALMNETLALSAKVGSCDHSDCRAVVLHEADKLSNDAQHYIRWLMEKYKGCNRIFFCCSDALKLQVVKHLCTTVKLLPPSVDEIVEVLEFIAKEESIDLPHHLARKIADNSTHNLRQAIRSFEASWKSNNSFTENQEILTGWEGDIANIAKNIVEEQSPRQLYVIRGKLKKLIEHNVSPDFIFSMLIVELKKNMDEEFRDKIDDLYQRYSNLNNSLTLEDGPMAFGDIKQEGSGKKYHDPKRDVQYFMRIEEFTAKFMSFYKSIAPKSIPGEVNC, encoded by the exons ATGGCGAAACCCTTCGTCGACGCCCCCACCCGCCGCTCCTCCGACGACCCCTCCatctgctcctcctcctcctcctccgcctccgccgccgcggcgctgcGCCGGAGGACgcggcctcctccgccgccgccggggacGCTCTCCGCCTCGCTCGCCGAGGAGCGCCTCCACGAACGCTCCGTGCTCTCCGACTCCGCCCGCTGCCCCCGCCACCCCCTCCTCAACCCCTGTCGCCGGGGcctcggcggcgccgcctccgccctctccttctcctccgcccTCCTCCTCAAGATCCACGACTGGGGCGCCTCCTGCTTCCTCAAGCGCGCCGGCGCTggcgccaccgccaccgccgccgtccCCCCTGCAGGGGAAGTGGCGGCGCCGCCCCTCGCCGCCGCGCCGAGGGATTCGACGGAGAAGAAGGGATCGAGGTTGCAGGAGCCGAGCCCTCCTCGTCAGACCGTGGTCCGATCCGAAGTGAGGCCATTGAGGGAGATCGAACCGGCGCCGGTCGGTAAAGCTGACGATGCAATCGCCACCGCAGAAAGGAAG AGCCAAAGGAATGCGAGAATGACAATGGCCGTGATCTCACCGTCGGTGTTGCCTTTGGACGAAGGGGTCCGCGCCGCCGCTGGGAACAGCCGGAAACCGAAGCTGCGGAGAGTGTCGGCAGGCTCGTCATCCTCGGCTTCGAGAGGGTCCGAATTTGTTTGGGCGAACAAGTACCAGCCCAAGAGTTTGAAGGAGTTCATCTGCAATCGGGACCACGCTGAGGTGCTATATCAGATG GCAATAAAGCAGCAGTGCAGTCATTTTATATTTGAAGGCCCACCTGGGGTTGGTAAGAGTACTATGGCTCTGGCATTCCTAAGGGATGTTTTTGGTCCTGATAAGCTGAAG ACAAGAAATGGGCTGAAGAGACTTGAGCTGAAG GGCGAACTCGTTGCTAGCATTGACGTTAGCATGAGGATATCAGACCATCACGTCGAGGTTAATCTATCTGAGTTGCAAGGGTATGAGAAGTATGTTATAAATGCTTTGATGAATGAGACTCTCGCACTATCAGCCAAAGTTGGGAGCTGTGATCATAGTGACTGCAGAG CTGTTGTTCTCCACGAGGCTGACAAGCTCTCAAATGATGCTCAACATTACATCCGGTGGTTAATGGAGAAGTACAAAGGTTgtaatagaattttcttttgctGCTCTGATGCCTTAAAGCTTCAAGTAGTGAAACATCTTTGCACCACTGTAAAACTCCTGCCACCTTCTGTTGATGAG ATAGTAGAAGTTTTGGAGTTCATTGCCAAGGAAGAGTCCATAGATTTGCCGCACCATCTTGCCAGGAAGATAGCAGATAACTCGACGCATAACCTTCGACAGGCAATTCGTTCATTTGAAGCCTCATGGAAGTCAAA TAATTCATTTACAGAAAATCAAGAGATCTTAACTGGATGGGAAGGAGATATTGCCAATATAGCTAAAAACATTGTCGAAGAGCAAAGCCCAAGGCA ATTATATGTCATCCGTGGAAAGCTCAAGAAACTTATCGAGCACAATGTGTCCcctgattttattttcagt ATGCTTATTGTAGAACTGAAGAAGAACATGGATGAGGAGTTCAGGGATAAGATAGATGACTTATATCAGAGATATAGCAAT TTGAACAATTCACTTACCCTTGAGGATGGGCCCATGGCTTTCGGAGACATCAAGCAAGAAGGCTCTGGCAAAAAATATCATGACCCAAAGAGGGATGTTCAATATTTCATGAGAATCGAAG AATTTACCGCAAAGTTCATGAGCTTCTACAAGTCGATAGCCCCGAAGAGCATACCTGGAGAGGTGAACTGTTAA